The nucleotide window CCCAGGTCCGTCATGGACAGGTGCGGCGAATTGTCGCGGCACCCTCCGGTCTCCGGATGATTGTCGCTGGCAAGTGATTGGGATGCCCCTGGGGCTGCGGCAAAAGGCCACATCGGTGGCGCGCGGGCCGTCTGTTAACCCGGTCCTCCAGCGCAATCCCTTCCACTGGAGGCCCTGCTTGAAGACCTCACTCCCACTCCTGCTCGCGTCCGCGGGCCTGCTGGTCGGCACGGCCGCCCAGGCCCACATCGGCACCTCCGGCGCCGGTCCCGCCATCGAAGGCACGTCCTACGAAGTGCAGTTCACCGTCGGCCACGGCTGCAGCGGCGCGGACACGTACCGGCTCCAGATTCGCATCCCCGAGGGCGTCACCTCCGTGCGTCCGCTGGACTCGCAGTTCGGCAAGGCGGTGGTGGAGAAGGACGCGAGCGGCAACGTGAAGTCCATCACCTGGACCCGCGCTTCCGCATCCGAGGTGCTGGCCGCGGACACGCATGCGCACCGCGTCTCCTTGCGCGCGCGCATGCCGAACACGCCGTTCGCGAATGTGTACTTCCCCACCACGCAGACCTGCCGCGACGCCCAGGGCCAGGAGACGACGGTGGAGTGGGTGGGCACGTCCGGGGACCACCAGCACGGCACCACGGACGCCGGCGCCGAGCCGCAGGCCGAGCCCGCGCCCGCCGTCTTCATCTACCCCGCGCGCACGCCGGGATGGAACAAGTACACCGTGCAGGAGCACGTGCATGACTTGAGCGTGTTCAAGGACGCGCTCATCGTCTGGTCGGGCAAGAGCGCGTACAGCGCCAACCCGGTGACGAAGGAGCTCATCGCGTCCGAGCCGGACACGACGCCGCTGACGGAGATTCATCCCGGCACGGAAATCTGGGTCAAGTACTGAGGCGGGAAGGAGGAACGATGACCCGCAAGCTATGCGCCGTAATCGCCGCCTGCGCCGTGCTCACCGCGTGCTCGGACGATGACAAGAAGCCCTCGGGGTCGCAGCAGGACGGGGGGCCCCTCTCCACCCAGGGGCTCACGCCCTCCGCGCTGGAGCGTCCGCCGACCTCGGGGGGACTGCCCGCGGACCTGAAGCCGCCGGGGCGCTGAAGCGCGGACACGCGTCGAGGCGCGAATCCACCCCGGGCTCGCGCCCGCTTCCTTTCGAGGGACCTGACCGGCGATTATGACGGTCCCATGAAGACGCTCACGGAATGGAGCCTGGCGGTCCTGCCGTTGTTGGCGCTGGTCCTGCTCTGGCGCTTCTCGGTCTCTCGCGAGAAGCGCCACACCCAGACGCTCTACCGCGCCATCGACGCGGGCGCCCTGAGCGAGGTCCAGGCCATCCTCGCGAAGCAGGCCTTCCCGAACCTGCGCTCGGCGGTCGTCGCGAGCGCCATCGCGAGGGCCGTCGAATCCAGACAGGTTGCCGTGCTCGACTTCCTGCTCAGCCCCGAGCTGAAGCCCGTGACGCTCACCCAGAAGTTCGACTCCTTCCTTCATGACCAGGCGATGAAGGGTGGCTGGAGGGGCGTGGTGCTCTGGCGCTCGCGAAACTCGCACCTGTTCCTGCCCTGGAGGGATTTGAGCAAGAAGGACAAGCTCCGGCTGAGGTCCATGGCCACCCGCGTCGTCGAGGCAGAGCCCTCGAAGGTCTTTCTTCGCCACGACGTCCGAGGATGGACCGTCGCCTGAAACGACGAAGGGCCCGTGCGTGTGCATGAGCCCTCGTGAAACGTCACCCGTGCGCGATGCGCGTCAGAACTGTCTGGCGCGCGTCTGCTCGAAGGACGCGCGGTGATGAAGCCGCCCTGGCTGTAGCCCATGAGGTGGACCTCGCGGCCCGCCTTCAGCTCGCCGTAGACGGTGTCCACCAGCGTGTCCTCGGCGGGGCCCGTCCCCTTGTCCAGCTTGTCACCCACGCACTGGGCCAGGTCCGCGGCGAAGTCCTCGGTCAGTCCATGGAGTGCGTCCCGGAAGCGACGCCTCCGACCCAAGGCTTCGTGAGTGGCACATCGTCGACATTCGATGCAGGCACACTGCGGAGACGCGCTCAGCGCGGAGCCCATCCGTGTCTGACAAATCGTCACTCAGGGCACCGTCACACCGGTTTCGTGAAAAATGTTTCCGCGAAGAGGAACTCCGCGCGCCGTCATCACCACGATTCCTCGCGGCCCCCCCAAGCAGAAGCGACCCCACGGAAGTAGACACTGTCGTCGGCAGACACCTGGCCAAGTCCCTCGGGCAGTCTCGCCACTGGCACAAGCAGTGCTCTGGCCCCCACACGACCGCTTGAACGGTCGACTGAGGGGAAAAGATGAAGAAGAGCGTAGGCCTTGCACTCATTCTGACTATCGTCGCCTGCGGCAAGGCAAAGGACGACGAACTACCAGCGAGCGACCTGCCGCCAGACGCCACGTCGCAGACGGTCGCGGTACGACTGCTGGGTGTCCGCGCGGAGGGGCCCGTGCGCGTACAACTCGCAACGCTTGAGTTGACGGTCGACGGCGCCCCGATCTCTGCCAGGATGGGCACCCGAGATCTCGACCTTGGCAACGACCAGAACGCCTGGGCCGTGACAACGTTTGACCTTCCAGTCGAAGCGCGCAAGGTCGCCATCAGACTGAAGCTCCATCCGGACGGAGTCATCGAGCGGAACGGAAGGTCGCAATTGCTCGACCTGAGCGGCCCCCCTGTCTCGATCATCGCGGACGCCGCGCAAATCCGGAAGCGCAACAAGGTCGTGGTTGAGATCGATATCGCTCGCTCCCTGGTCGAACGGGGCGAACAGCTCTTCCTGCTCCCGGAATTCATCGTCCGCTATTGACGAGCCCCTGGGAACCACACTCTCGAACTGAAGTCAGAAATTCGGCTGAACAATCAAGATAGCTTGACGAAAAGGGCGGTATATCATGCGGTGGGGCTGGCTGACAGCAGCAATGACAGTACTCATGGGCAACGTTGCGTTCGCGCACGAACTGGCCTGTGACAAACGAGTGAATGGCGAACTCATCTACGAGATTCAATCGTATCCGGCGACACTCGAATGGACGATGACGGTGCGGAACGTCCACCGAACGAGCGCGTCGGACGTCGAAGCGGTGGAGGATCGCCTGCTTGCCGACAAGTTCGGGTGGTCGCCCTCACGAACGCCGCCTTACAGGTTGGCATTCGGCGAGTCGCACACGGAGAGGTTCACGACCATCGTGAATTCCTTCGAGGAATGCCAGCAGCTTGCGCTGGCTGACGGCTCGAATGATGAGCTCATCGACAACGTGTTCTCCGCGACGTGGGATGATGGCGAGACCCAATGCCGGGCACGCGTCGTGTGCCTGCCGCTCTGTCCGCCACAGACCTGCATCGGCGAGCAGGGCCCCCCGGGGCCACAGGGGCCACAGGGGCCGGCGGGCGCGGAAGGGCCACAGGGCCCCGAGGGCGATATCGGGCCACAGGGGCCACAGGGGTTGCCGGGAGTCGCCGGAGCCCAGGGGCCTGCTGGGCCGGCGGGGCCCGTTGGACCGGCGGGGCCTGCTGGGCCGAGGGGTCCTATCGGTGAGACAGGCGCCACCGGCCCTGCTGGGCCGGCGGGTCCTGCTGGAGCCACGGGTCCCGCTGGGCCGGAGGGTCCTGCGGGTCCCATCGGTGAGACAGGCGCCACTGGCCCTGCGGGGCCGGCGGGTCCTGCTGGAGCCACGGGTCCCGCTGGGCCGGAGGGTCCCGCGGGTCCTATCGGTGAGACAGGCGCCACTGGCCCTGCGGGGCCGGCGGGTCCTGCTGGAGCCACGGGTCCCGCTGGGCCGGAGGGTCCCGCTGGGCCCGTGGGCCCCGCGGGTCCTGCTGGAGCGACGGGTCCCGCTGGGCCGGAGGGCCCCGCTGGGCCGGAGGGCCCCGCGGGTCCTGCTGGAGCCACGGGCCCCGCTGGAGCCACGGGCCCCGCTGGACAGTCCGTGGTCGGTGCATCCGAGCCCCCCGGTGTGAACTGCCCCTATGGAGGTATCCAGTACACTTCCGAATCTGGCGTCAACTACGTCTGTAACGGAGCTCCGGGACCTGCTGGTGACACCCTGGCCTTCGGGTACTTCTACGCGCTGATGCCGCCCGATAACGCAGCGACGGTCGCGGCGGCGTCCGCGGTGGACTTCCCTCGCGACGGTGCGGCGAGCGGAATCGTCCGCGCCACCGCCAGCTCGTTCATCCTGCCATCCATTGGCGTCTATGAGATCTCCTGGCAGGTCAGTGTCAGCGAAGCTGGCCAGCTCGTCCTTGGGCTCGATAGCGGTTCAGGCGTCGTGGAGCAGATCAGCACCGTGGCTGGCCGAGCGACCGGGACGTCCCAAATCATGAATCATGTGTTGATCACGACGACCTCGGCGAACTCGACCTTGACCGTCCGCAATCCCGCTGGAAACTCACCGGCACTGACGATAACGCCTCTCGCCGGCGGGACACGGGCTGTCTCCGCATCGCTCCTCATCAAGCAGATCCAGTAAGCACGCCGCTCACGGCCAGGTAATTCGTGAGCGGTCTCTTGACGAGGTTGGAGTTCCGAAGAGGCCACTCGAGCAGCGCGAGTGGCCTCTTCTTCACGGGCCCCTGCCTCCCTGCGATGCCGTTGCACGCCCCTGCACCTGCCCGAAGCTCGCCGCGGCATGAGCGAGTCAGGGCCTCCCGCAGCGACACGGCACGCCCCTCGAAGGTCTTTCTTCGCCACGACGTCCGAGGATGGACCGTCGTCGCCTGAAACGACGAAGGGCCCGTGCGTGTGCACGAGCCCTCGGGGACGTCACCTCGAGCGCGGGGGTGCGCGTCAGAACTGGCCGGCGCGCGCCTGCTCGAAGGGCACGCGGTGCTTCACGTACATCGTGTCCATCATGTGGTTGCCGATGAGGTTCAGGTTGCCGTCGGTGAAGCGGTGCACCACGGCGCCCTTGCCCGCGTCCTTGGCGAAGGCGACGGGGTCGAAGCTGCCGCCCAGGCCGGTGAGGGTGGGGACGGCATCCGCGTTGTTGATGTAGTGCACGTACTGGGGGCCGTCCGGGTAGCGCGTGGACGCCGCGCCGAAGGTCTCCACGCTCAGCTTGCCCATCAGCTTCTCGACCTGCGCGGAGGACATGCCGTCCTCGATGCGCAGCCGGCGCTCCACGTCGAACAGGGCGCGCGCGGTGATGAGGCCGCCCTGGCTGTAGCCCATGAGGTGGACCTCGCGGCCCGCCTTCAGCTCGCCGTAGACGGTGTCCGCCAGGGTGTCCACGGCGGGGTTCTTGCCCTTGTCCAGCTTGTCGCCCACGCACTGGGCCAGGTCCGCGACGAAGCCCTCGGTGGCGTTGTGGATGCCGATGACGCGCGCGTCGGCCTTCTCCGCGATGGCCCGCATCTCGCTGAGCTGGTTGGCGGCCGGCGTGAGGATGCCGTTGATGTAGAGGACCGTCTTGTCGGGGTTCGGGTTGTTCTGCGGCGTGACGCCGGGGATGTCCTTGAGCGGCGTGCCGGGCGGGAAGGTCTGCCCCTTGGCGCCCATCAGCTTGCCGTCCAGCGTCTTGTCCGGCTTGGCGTCGCCGCCGAACAGGCGCTTGACCTCGCTCAGGTGCGTGGCCTCGAAGACGTCCTTGCCCTGCTCCAGGAAGCGCGGGACTTCCTTCAGCCCGTTCTTCGCGGCCTCCACCAGCCCGCCCAGCGGGTTCTTCAGGGACGCGCGCTGGGTCTGCGACGGGGCGACGGGCGTGGAGACGGGGCGGTTGCGGTCGATGGGGCTCATGAAGGGCTCCGGCCCATGGGGGTGCTGGGCGTTCCCATCATTTTCTCACACAGGCAGCGGGAAGTTGCGTCGGGGCGTGCCTCACGGGGAACCGCGCCAGCACCCAGGGTGTCCGGGGACGACGTCGAGCCTGGCCAACCCTGGAGAATCCATGACGATGCGACTCGCCGTCGGCGCCCTGCTGCTGCTCTGGGGGTGCGCGACGTCCTCCACCACGACGCAGCGCGCCACGGCCCCTCATGCACGGCCCGTCTTCCTGGAGGACGACTGGGAGGGGGCGCTGCGCGAGGCGAAGGCGGGCCGGCGGCCCCTCTTCGTGGAGGCGTGGGCGCCCTGGTGTCAGTCGTGTCGCTCCCTGCGCGCGACGGTGCTGACGTCCCCCGCGCTGGGCGAGTGGGCGGACCGGTTCGTGTGGCTGACGCTGAACACGGATGCGCAGAGCAGCCTGCCCTTCCTCCAGCGCTACCCGGTGGACACGTGGCCGACCCTGTTGGTGCTGGAGCCGGAGCATGGCGCCGTCATCAGCCGCTCGCTGGGCGCGGTGTCCGTGCCCCAGTTGCTGGGGCTGCTGGCCCAGGCCGAGCGGACCTTCCAGCGCGGCCATGGGGGCGCGGAGGTGCTGGCGCGGGCGGACGAGCTCGCGCTCCAGGGGCGGCACGCCGAGGCGGCCCAGAGCTATGAGCAGGCGCTGGCGCGGCTGACGGTGGAGGACGCGCGCCGCGCGGGCACGGTGGTGTCGTGGCTCAAGGTGCTGTCGGCCTCGGGGGCCGCCGAGGAATGCATGCGGGTGGCCGGGCGGGAGCTGCCGGGACTTGCGCGCGCGGATGACCGCACGCGGCTGTTGTACGTGGGCATGGGCTGCGCGCTGGATGCCGACACCGAGGAGGCGCGAGCGGCGCGAGACCGCTTCGCGGAGGAGGCCCGGCGGGGCCTCGACGCGCCCGAGGACGCGTTGAGCCCGCTGCAGCGCTCGTCGCTCTTCGAGCTGTCCTGCGAGGCGTACGAGCTGGCGGGGGACACGGCGGGCCTGAGGGGGATGACGGAGCGGTGGTGGACGTTCCTGCTGGCCCAGGCCCGGCACGCGAGGGACGCCGAGGAGCGCGCCGCGCTCGACTCGCATCGGGTGATGGCGGCGGCGCTGAGGAACAGGCCCGACGAGGCGTTGGGCTTGCTGGAGCGCAGCGCGCGGGAGCTGCCCGGGGACTACAACCCGCCGGCCCGGCTGGCGACGCTGCACGCGATGGCGGGACGGCATGACGAGGCGCTGGCCTCGAGCGAGCGGGCCCTCGCGCTGGCTCCGCGAATCGCGCGGGGCACGGTGCTCGCCGGACACGCGCGCATCCTCCTGGCCCGTGGAGAAGGAGCCCGCGCGGAGCGGCTGCTCACCGAGGCCCTGGGAGAGTTGGACAGCACTCCCGGCATGCCCCGGGAGCATCTGCAGCGAAGGGCCCTCGAGCACGCGCTCAAGAGGGTCCGCGCGAGCAACGCCGCCCCGGTGAAGTGAAGCCCTGGGGCGCCGACGAGCCCACGCGTCCGCCGCTACGTCGTCGCCTTGCCCGCCGCGCGTCTGCCCATGCGCCCCAGCAAGGCCAACGCGAGCAGCGTGCCCAGGGCGACGAGGAGCCCCAGGCGCAGCCCGGGTGTCCGGTAGCGCAGTTCCACCTGGTGCTGGCCCGCGGGGACCGCCACCGCGCGGACCGCGACATTGGCGGGGAGGATGGCCGCCTCCTGTCCATCCACCCACGCCGTCCATCCAGGCAGCAAGGCGTCATTGACAACGAGCACCGCGGGCTCGGAGGCCTCCACCCGCGCGACCAGGTGCTCGGGAGAAGGACGCTCCACGCGCACGGTACCCGTCAGCCGCTCGGAGGCCTCGGGCAGGGAGCCGCCAGCGCACTCCACGACGGCGACATCGCGAGGAGGAAGCGGCCCCGTCAGCAGGAGTCCCAGCGCCTCATCCTTCCCCGCGACACACCGGGGCCGCGCGAGCAGCACCCTCGCCAGCGCCTCCGGGTGCTCCACCAACATCGTCTCGAACAAGGGGTCCTCGGCGAGCACCCGGACCGTGGGGGGCAACACCACGCCGGCGCCCGCGCGCGTGCTGTGCACCGAGAAGGGCGTGCCCAACCTGGGCGCGAGCTCCCCGTACCAGCGCGACACATCCCGCCTCAGCCCGCGCACCCGCACGCTCTCCCCAGGCATGTAGCCATTGGCGCTCTCCAATCCCCAGAGCGTCGCCGTGTCCGGGAGCAGCCCCGTCGTGAAGCCGAGGCTCAGCCGGCCGTGATGGTCGAGCCCCGGCACCGCCCTCGCGTTGCCAATGGCGCGGACCGACGACCCCACTCGCACCGGCTCGCCAGCGGGCACCCGCTCACGAATCCGGTCCGCGAAGGGTGGCGACAACTCCAGCAGCTCCGCCGGCGCGAGCACGTACAGCGGCTCGTGCGCCCACACCAACGCGCCCAGCTCCAGCGCCACGAAGAGCCCGCCGCGCAGCCGCGCCGTCCCCCACGGCCAGGCCAGGGCCGCGCACGCCCATCCGAGCACCGCCGTCATCGCGCCCATCCACACGACGTTGCCCGACAGGCCACCCACGACGACCGCGGGGGCCTCGGGCCAGCGTGACGTCAGCACGCCGCGCGTCCACCACCCGCCCGCCGCCTCCCCCAACGCCACCGCGCCCCCCAGCGCGCCCAGCACCAGCCCCGCGCCCACGACGGCACGGCGCGCGCCGCCCTCCACCAGACAGTGTTTCCAGCCGAGGCCCGCCGCCACCGCCAGGCCCAACGTGACGAGCGGCACCAGCTTCTCCGGGTAGCGGAAGGGGCGCCACAAGGGCAGCACCTGGTACACCCAGCCATAGACGGGGAGCGAGTCCCCCAGGCAGAGCGCGAGCA belongs to Myxococcus fulvus and includes:
- a CDS encoding DUF1775 domain-containing protein, coding for MKTSLPLLLASAGLLVGTAAQAHIGTSGAGPAIEGTSYEVQFTVGHGCSGADTYRLQIRIPEGVTSVRPLDSQFGKAVVEKDASGNVKSITWTRASASEVLAADTHAHRVSLRARMPNTPFANVYFPTTQTCRDAQGQETTVEWVGTSGDHQHGTTDAGAEPQAEPAPAVFIYPARTPGWNKYTVQEHVHDLSVFKDALIVWSGKSAYSANPVTKELIASEPDTTPLTEIHPGTEIWVKY
- a CDS encoding thioredoxin family protein, yielding MTMRLAVGALLLLWGCATSSTTTQRATAPHARPVFLEDDWEGALREAKAGRRPLFVEAWAPWCQSCRSLRATVLTSPALGEWADRFVWLTLNTDAQSSLPFLQRYPVDTWPTLLVLEPEHGAVISRSLGAVSVPQLLGLLAQAERTFQRGHGGAEVLARADELALQGRHAEAAQSYEQALARLTVEDARRAGTVVSWLKVLSASGAAEECMRVAGRELPGLARADDRTRLLYVGMGCALDADTEEARAARDRFAEEARRGLDAPEDALSPLQRSSLFELSCEAYELAGDTAGLRGMTERWWTFLLAQARHARDAEERAALDSHRVMAAALRNRPDEALGLLERSARELPGDYNPPARLATLHAMAGRHDEALASSERALALAPRIARGTVLAGHARILLARGEGARAERLLTEALGELDSTPGMPREHLQRRALEHALKRVRASNAAPVK
- a CDS encoding YfhO family protein, whose product is MTDDSKQADVPSGRAWVVFAGMGVVALGFFARAALSSDVFIAGDTLRAFYPMRAFWAERVSAFDLPEWYAYDGFGQSFLGIFLSGAFHPTSLLHLVLPLGVAVKLTVLSCYPVAMLGVWALLREYGVPRPGALFGAFCFAFSGYLVCITNNPTYLLAASSVPAALWGAVRFLRAPSARRLAVGAGLLALVAFAGDAQGFAMTNALIVLVALVDPEAGGWRRRVLTCAALVVTGALLSAPQLFPAAGLVLSGEPGARSVVEAQRFSLQPLRLGELLMGPYLADMHGLRGIPDVVVWNLVPSGGFGRVWVDSIYVGTPACVLALAGLWACARRPRAWVLAGAWVLLLALCLGDSLPVYGWVYQVLPLWRPFRYPEKLVPLVTLGLAVAAGLGWKHCLVEGGARRAVVGAGLVLGALGGAVALGEAAGGWWTRGVLTSRWPEAPAVVVGGLSGNVVWMGAMTAVLGWACAALAWPWGTARLRGGLFVALELGALVWAHEPLYVLAPAELLELSPPFADRIRERVPAGEPVRVGSSVRAIGNARAVPGLDHHGRLSLGFTTGLLPDTATLWGLESANGYMPGESVRVRGLRRDVSRWYGELAPRLGTPFSVHSTRAGAGVVLPPTVRVLAEDPLFETMLVEHPEALARVLLARPRCVAGKDEALGLLLTGPLPPRDVAVVECAGGSLPEASERLTGTVRVERPSPEHLVARVEASEPAVLVVNDALLPGWTAWVDGQEAAILPANVAVRAVAVPAGQHQVELRYRTPGLRLGLLVALGTLLALALLGRMGRRAAGKATT